One Thamnophis elegans isolate rThaEle1 chromosome 2, rThaEle1.pri, whole genome shotgun sequence genomic window, CTAATCATTAATAGCCAATTTCAAGGCCTTTGCTCTTTTTCAAGAGTACTTTATCTCTGAACAGGGATTCAGGCAAATAGCTTTTCAGGCCAAGAGCTGTCTTCTGTAAAGGAAATTTACAGTTTAGTTGAATTTTATCAGTTATAGCCATGACAAAGAAGATCACTAAGGAGATGCAGCCCCTCCCAGGAATGCAGCTCCAGAAACTTACTTGTGGTGATTAGTGGCCACCCGGCATTTCCTGCTGTCTCTTTGAGGCACCCCTGCTTGGGCATGTGATTGAGATTATAGCTGGAACAGCAGGCACAGATTGAGTTTTGCAAACAGCCTGGAAGTGGCTGTGTCCTTTCCCTCAATCTGGGTTGGTACATTCCAGCTTAAAGAGTTGCATTAGGTGCACTGTTTGCTGTTAGGGTGGAGGGTACAGGACACTTGGGAGGTGGTACTTGCAGCTCTGTTCCTAATTTGAGAAATGGGTTGGGCCTACTGAGGAGGCACCATGGCACCTGCATCCTGTTTGTTACTCAGAGAATTTCCTAATGCTTGCCTTTTGTCTTTGCAGTTGTTGTTTGAGATGTAGAGATGGAGAACGAAGACCCTGGCTTATCTTGTAAAGGGGAAATGGAGCTCCCTGACGAGAAATGTGGGCTGGATCCTACAGACAGAAGTGAGTACTTTGAATTGTCTGGTTTGGAACTAGAGAGTGGGACAGAAAGTTTAGTGCCCAGATACATCTCCTTTGATGGCTACCAGACTCTGCTTGTCTAACTTAGGTTCatttagcaataaataaataaaaataaataggaaatcACTTGCTGAAAGCTACACCAGCTTCACACAATATTTATTTACAGTAATTGTCTTTTAGGTCTCTCTGATTTAATGGAGAGCAACTTGTGTGAAGTAGATTAATTCCTGGGAAGTGAATAATTTGTGGCAAGCGTTTTGTGGACAGGCAGATTTCCCAGGGCAACTATTTTGTGGGGGCACCCACTTCATAAGGTTATACCCTTACTGGCCTAACCTTGATATCATGTGTTTCTTCTACTCCAAACTTTCTGATTGGCTATAGTGAGTTTTTCACTCTGACACTGGATTCTTTTCACTTTATAGTCACTATTTAGATCAAGCTGATTAGTTTGATGGGATCAAAGGTTGAACTGAGTTTGCTTCCACCAATATATTTGGTACTGTTCCAAGGGCTGTAAGCAGAAAATGATACATCCTTGCTCCCCAAAATTTACAGTTTAAACCTCTGCATAATAAAGGGAAGAGCAAAGATAAGAATTGTATGTGAATCCACACATTTGCAGATATTTAATCTTTGTTTTCAAAAGCActgagaaaaataggaaaaacaaGTGAGCTTGGAGGAACAATTCCGAAAAAAAATAGCGAGCACTATATTTGCATGATATGTTAAGTATGTTTTATTGACTAAGCCACTATGGGCTTTTGGTTTAGTATGTTGTATGAACCCAGACATAGTTTAATGATATGTATTAATTCAACAAATTGTGGTTGAAACAAATCTTGATTTAGTATGATTTAGTATGATATATGAATTCATATTCAGTATGATGTATGAATTCATATAGAACATAAATGGAAACAAAACATGGTTAGGGCAGGCTTTGGAGCCTACTTATCCTGATCATGATTGCTAGAAACTGATAGTAAAACTTTTGACCATTTTCAGGTGAGAAATACATGAAAAGTATACTGTAAACAAAAAAGCACAGTCCCCAAGCATTTTCTCTTACTGTATATAGGAATTAGCCCTAACAACTTGCAGCACTCAAATCCCACCCTAAGTATCCTGTTTTCTGAGAATTAATTCAggcattatgaaaaaaataagagaggtTTGACCATTTGATTTATGACAATAGGAGGGATATGTGTGTTGTGGTGAGTTTACTGAATTTGATGTGACTGTATTTATTCCTTGATATAGTTATATAATCTGCCCAATAAATTGGAATCTCTAATTACTGACCCAGTTTATGGAAAGTAGATGAGGGACAAAGATTACTTctggatttcttcttcttctgtgatTTCTCAATATGCTTTTCCAGATGGGGATGACTCCTGTTCTGTCTCAGAGGAGCAGGAGGATGTACCGGCTGCCCCAAATAATGGACCCATGAGTGTGGTAATTGACAAAGTGAACGGGCAGGAGGAAGTAAGAGAGACCCCAGAAGAACTGAGTGACAAAGATGTGTCTGATTCAACCTCAACTGACAATACTTGGGAAGATTCGAGTGAGTTTCACCGACAAATGATGATAGGAGATGGACCATCAGGAGAAGAGGAAGCGGTGATACAGTCACGCCTGGCTACCTACCGAGATGAAGACGTGACTGCAGAGAGTTGGCGGGCACACAGGAAACATGTCTTCATTTTAAGTGAGGCTGGGAAACCCATTTATTCACGTTACGGCAATGAAGAAGCCCTTAGTTCCACCATGGGTGTCATGATGGCACTGGTGTCATTCATCCAAAGTGGGGATAACTCTATTCGCTCCATTTACTCTGGTatggaaacaattttaaaaggagTAATGCTTAACAAATATTGTAATTTATTAGGAGGTTGTATGTGCCTATGATTTAACTAAAATAAGAAAAGCTTGGGATTGCAGTGCTTAGAGTTTATTATGGGTCACCCACATAATTTAGGCACTGGATTATGCATCTGTTCCCATGTCTATACCCATTTTGATAAGTATTGTTTATTTAAGTGCCTGAGAGCCTTTCCAAGTAGGCTGTTCTAACCACTACCCCAAAAACAGTTGTATTTCCCTTGCTACTTAGTATCTTGAGGTTGTCATTATACTACATGTATACTGTACTCTAGGTAGTGAAATGTAGGCAACAGTATGCCAACTTGTAATTTATAAATTAGAAACCTTACATAAAATATAGTGGGGTTGCTtgaaataaaatggatttttggTTAAATTTCTAGTACTGTACATTGGCTAAAATTTCTTCAAACCTAACCAGTCTTTAAACGTTAGCAAGGAATGTTTTCCATAATGCAGTTATAGCTACAGCTGGTAACCTAGTTGATATTTTTTGTATCTTACTAAAAATGTTGTGTAAACGCCTCCATTGATTAAATTTACAATTCGAAGTGTAAGAGGAGTAAAACTTAAAGGGCATGaattagcaaataaaataaaaggaaaagcaaatgaaggaaaatagaaaagaagaaatactTATGATGCATGTTTAGGAAATTAGAAAGGGGAAGGGGGCCATTAGTGATCTAATTTTGTAGAACAGAGTTGATGAATTCATGTAAACTGAAAATGTAGAGTTAAACTTTGAATAAAAGGGATAACAGCATATCAGCTAGTATAAATTAGGTCAACCACGGATGAGTTTTAGGAAAAATGGTGCaacattttgaataaatgtgaggtaagaaaaaaacattttaaagtgacAAACAAGTAGATAGGAAGATAAAAGACCATAGAAAAACTGCCTGGGCCATTTGAAGACTCAGGAATAAATGAAAATGGTGATTGTTGGTGAATTTTTGCTTAGGAAAAGGTATGTTTTTTAGTATATGTAGTTTAAATAGGTCTGTGTGAATGTATGCCAAAGAAAGGAATGTAAGTCTAAAAGCATGACTGATTTGATAGTTTATGTTGAAAAGTTAAATGAATGAGGATCATATTGCAAAACAAATTTATAAAGGGAGAGTGAAGGGGTCAAGAGGAGAACCAAGGAATCTCTGTTTTGTTGCACTGAGGAACTTCTCAAGGATGAGAAATTCAAGGAACAAAAGGCAAAGCATGAATTGATATACAAGTAATCCTCTCTTACCAACCTTAATTGGGACTATAATTTCTATCACTGAGCAAAGTAAAGTGAAGCATCATGTGACTACATCATTTAGTGTTGGCAGATCTAGCAGTGCTGGTTGGAGTCATTAGGTCATGACtgcaccgttgttaagcgaggaCCTCACTTCCGCTTTGTGTTGCTCATCTCCACTTCAACTTCCCCCCTCCTGCCTCAGTATCTTCCCTTTCATCTTCaccttttttggctgccctgCGCTTTGCTGCTCGTGCATTCCTCCATCCCTGTTGCCCCAGCTGACTTTCACCAGAGCCATGgtagtgcagtgattagaatgaacTATTGCAagataattctgccaactgccaacagtttgagcctgactggctcaaggttgactcaacctttcatccttctgaggtgggtaaaatgaggacccagattgttcggggcaatatgctgattctgtacaGTCCTCttaaagaggactgtaaagcactgtgaagtggtatataagtctaagtgctattgctattgctatccttcctCCCACTGCTGAAGATGTGTGCTCAAGCGGGGTCTTTGTGAGGCAGCTGCTGGTTATATCCAGCCTTCCTGAATATGGAAGGAATAATATGGAAAACAGAATGTACTCTTTTTTgctacaggtttttttaaaagaacctttTAAAAATTGGCACGCCAGAAGAACATGCAATATGTTACTGTATTTTCTCCATtgctaattacaggtagtcctcgagttacaacctttcatttagtgaccgttcgaagttacaacagcactgaaaaaagtgacttattcaCACTGACGATTGTTGTAGCATtcttatggtcatgtgatcaaaattcagatgcttgtcaactggttcatatttatgacaattgcagtggcctgagatcatgtgatcactttgcaaacatctgacaagcaaagtcaatggggaagcccaattcacttagcTATCATGTtaccagctgcagtgattcattaacaactgtagtgattcatttaacaactctggcaagaaaggtcgtaaaatggggcaaaattcacttaacagctatctcacttagcaagagaaatgctgggatcagttgtggtcgtacgtcaaggactacctgcattaaaacaaaattattatAACATGTTCTAGGTGGGATGGGAAGTTGAACTCGGAGAACAGATACGTAAGGGTGTAGCTGGAAGAATAAAAGCATGCTTtgactgttttaaaaagaaactgttgTTCCAGCTTGTATTTGATTTTAGTTCTGAGTTTAATAGATAAAATTCTGGCTTTTGTCTTAGTAGAAACCACAGACTATGATGTAGTATTATGCTGAGCAAAGAGAAAGGTGATTTTATGACCAACTCTTTATCCAGGAAAGAAAAAATCCCAAACTCTAAAGATAGTTTACGGTGAGCACATCTTAATTCTGGAACTTTTGCCATGCTATTAATATTTTGATATGTGCAGCCGAGTGCCTGCTTGGTGCAAATGCATGCGTCCTCTTAAAGTTCCCAACCACATGTTCATGCTCCCAGCAGAAAGCTTAGAGGATTGCTGACGTCACCAAATTCTAATTAAGGGAAAAGGGACTAGATTCATGCACCGTACTAATCTGTGATTTGGTGCCAGAATTCTCAGCCAACCTAGCTTGGGGTTTATGGGCATTGACGTTTGGCtggatttaatttaaaacaggttcaCGTGAAGATTTAGATAGGTAAATTCGTATTGAACTATACcgtaaatacatttatatttatttaaatagaaatacattcatatttaaaattctaaatatggtttaaattatatttcactacTCAAACAATCATTCTTATTTCTGATCAAAAGTTATTTTTGTTGTTTGATATAACCTGAAGACATAGTGCTCAGTAAGACCCATGGACTTCTATTTTAGAAGATACACGTTCCATGTCACACATAGCCAATCTAGGCAAATCTTGAAAAAAACTGGTACTGTAGTATTTGGATGGGATTAAGTGACTATTTCCTGAGTATTCCAGGACTGTTGATGAAATTAGGAaggcaaaaaaggaaggaaaaggcagTGACAAATACTGCCAAGGTGTTAAGCTTGGTTCAAGGTGCCAGATTTCTTATATTAATGTTTAAAATGGAACAATAGTCTTAATATCAAGCAAGCAACTAACACTTGCAAAATCATTAAGAGCTGAACCAGTTTCAGATCATTTCTAGAATAGCCATCATCAGTTCTTAATATTACTTGGTGGTTATACTGATAAAAGTGGAGTAATTAGGGGAatatatctctttttttaaaaactgcattaaAGTATCTGACTTCAAGCTATTGGCCTTAGATGATAAGATTAAAAAGcaagatattaaaaatattatgtgTAAGACCTGTTCCCTCCAGCATCTTCAATGCAGGAGCAGTTTTCATTGTTACTTCATTTAGTCCTTGAATTTCTGTGTCACACCACCATTAAAATATTCTTATTCTTAATTACTAATTTGTTTCTAGTTTTACTCAGTAGAAGACACATTTCAGAACCAGAAATCCTTATGATAACCAAAAATGCATTCTGCTCACTTTTTATTTCATGGTCTATTTCCCCAGTTCCTGGCATTTATATTGAGATTCTTCTTCTTTGCCCAGATTTGCTCCATCAGCTCAAATCCTGTACAGTAAATCCtcgatttaacttttttttttttaaaaaaaggaaaacaaatagagATTCTAAGAAAGCTAATAAAGCATTTGTTGAATGTCAAAAACTGGTTCTATTATAACAGTGCCACACTCCATCTACTGAAGCAAtgactgggttttttcccccctccctccttttaccATAGATGATCACAAACTGGTTTTTGTGCAGCAGGGCCCCCTGGTACTGGTTTCAGTTTCGCACACCCTACAATCAGAGCAGCAACTACGCCAGGAGCTTTTGTATGTCTACGACCAGATCATCAGCATGCTTACTCAGGCCAGCATCACTCGCATCTTTGAACGGAAAAAGAACTATGACCTCCGGCGTTTGTTGACTGGCTCAGAGAAGATCCTTGATCGTTTGCTGAACTTGGTTGAATCAGATCCTTGTTTCCTCCTTGGAGCTGTCCGCTGTTTACCCCTTGCCGCCTCCCTCCGGGATTCCCTGGGCACTTTGCTCCAAAAAGCCATCACCCCAAATCTGGTGTTCTCTATTTTGGTGGCTGGTAGTCAGTTGGTCACCACAGTGCAGGAGAAAACAGTCATTGAAGATTGCCGATTAGAACCGACCGACCTGCACCTGTTACTCAATCTCATTGGAGCAACTTCTGCCTTTCAAACGGGGGAAATTTGGACACCTATTTGCTTGCCACGTTTCAACCCTGATTGTTACTTTTATGCTTATATTTCGTATTTGGATTCAGAATGTACTGTCTGCCTCATCCTTCTCTCTACGGACAAGGACTCTTTCTATTCTGTCTCGGATTGCAAGAAACGCATTGAGGAAGGCATGAAGACTCAGAACTATCTGCAGGCCCTCTCAAGTGGCTTAAAGAGCCCATCCTATAGTGTAGGACTGGTGGGAGTGCCAGATCTTCGGCACTTTATGTATAAACCTCTGGATATACCGGATAATTACCGACAGCTTCCACAATTCACCAGGTATTATGCTTTGGAGGGTTGAAATTGACTCTGATAGGACCAAATAGGTCTTGAAGCAAGGAGGTATCTATGATATCATCCTAGGGGGCAGTTTCATctgtctttcatttctttttcccctAGATATTCACAGATGTCTTAATGTGACATATCATTCAGTTCAGGCTTGAAGTAAAATCTAGAAATGTagctagttttttttaatgccctGCACCTTGAACAGGAATTCAGAGATTTTGTTGTTACTGTAACTTTCCCTCATAACAAATTAATGTTCCTCTTGATTTTGGAGATGTGTCTTCTGAAGCGACTATAAATCTGATTATGAAACAGGCTAGATGTTCTGATGCTAGAAGATGATGTTCTGATAACAAAAACAAAGCTGAATTTGCCACTGGGTTTTGTCATTACTGGCAGTAAACATGTACTGCATTTTAAGTGTATCCTCAGTGGTAAAGCTACCTtagatcttttttcttttaacgtTTGCTAATTTGAGGCTGTCCTTCTCACTCCTTTACTCTTCCCCTCTTTATAGTTAGCAGCCAGAAACTATGGGAAATCCTAAGCTACATTTATTCAGTTTGTTTTAAATAGAGCAGCCATGTGACATTTCTTTCCTCCAGTCCACAAGGATTGATGTGTAGAAAGAGATTTCATCTTGCGGCTTCTGGGCTGCAAGAAGGGAATCAAAGGCCATCATAAGATCCCAATTAGCTGGCAAAATTTATAAACAATAATCTAAAAGATGTTAAGAAGTAAAATAGTCTCTGATGTATTTTAGTGCCTTAAAGGGATGATGTTGTTTTGGaaatcctctttcttctctttattgGCTTTGGGAAAAACTGCATGAATAGTAACCCTCTCTTATTAGAATGGACCATGTGATTTATTTTGAGAAGAACTTGTTCTGTAGATTCTTTAATAGAAGAAACTAGGTCCAGGAAGCTTTTTCTGACCTATATAGTACAGTATATTATAGAATAGCCACAAATCCAGTCTGTTTCATAATCAGATTTATAGTCGCTTCAGAAGATTCTGAAAAGTTTCCGAAAGTTAATGACATTAAACTTAAGTGATTAGCATTAGACTGAGCATTGCCACATCTGGTAATGCTCAGTTCTACATCTGTAGAACAACAGCACATTGTATACAAATTCTGGAGTCTGTTCTGTGGCAAGACATTGTGTAGGCGAACTCTAAGCTGCTTGTTTCCTCAATATCTTATTTTTCATCTACTACAGTCCAGAACTGGAGGGGCCATATTGCAGAGAGAATGAACGGCACCGACTCTTCGACCTCTACCACTACCTTCACGACCGCATCCACAGTACCTCACGTCCTTTACGTCTCATCTACCATGTAGCTGAAAAGGAGACTTTATTGGCTTGGGTGAGGCCTGGCAACTTTATTGGCTGTGGTAGACTTTCAGGTGGATGGGCTAGATCTATTTTAGATGAGGACATTAGAGCGTTCCtaaatttatgttttcttcatacGACTTATTATGTAAGATAGTTATAAAGGGCAAACAACTTTTAGGAAAGTAATTGAAGAGATGGAATCTTTAATCTTTTATCTGTCCACTGATTCCCTATTATGAATCTTTATTTGGGGAAGGGTTTTTCGGCcatcaataatacaatacaatacaatagcagagttggaagggaccttggaggtcttctagtccaaccccctgcctaggcaggaaaccctataccgtttcaggtaaatggctatccaacatcttcttaaagacttccagtgttggagtattcacaacttctggaggcaaactgttccattgattaattgttctaactgtcaggaaatttctcctcagttgcttctctccttgattagtttccacccattgcttcttgttctaccctcaggtgccttggagaatagttaaTAATAAGctaccaaccataataatacttgataggtggataaaaatgccaaatctagtctaaacatttAGCTGACTGCATGACCAATCATAATTACTATCAATCTTTCCTTATTGGTTTTAATAGCTGTAGCACCAGTCGGTTTTCTAAAgctgaaataaataattattagcagcagaaggagaagaagcagaagggAAAGAATCTcacattgcttttttaaaagtgtGCTGTCCTAGATTAAACTGGTTTTCATCTTTGTCATTGGTGGTAAAGgaaaggttaaaaagaaaaataaataaataaataccagttaGAGAGTCATTACTTTCAGGAAGAATATGAAACTACTTTACAAAGGCTCAGGGAAAACCCTTCAGAAAAGATGTAAATATCTTGGGTATTTTGAAGTAATGACtaaaataaaatttctatttccaattttaaaaatgggagaaattttaACACGTTCAGTATTTTCttatttaaacataaaaatattgtGCATAGTTATAGTACATACAGTTATGCTAATTGCAATGtttacaaaattacaaaacaatCCTATTCATGGTTTGCGTGACCCAatgtcacccaggtggctttatGCCTAAGAAAGGACTAGATCCCAGAGTCTAATGTGATGCCTTAGCTACTACACCAAGCTTACCTGTACATAAATGCAGCAGGATGAAAGCTTTAAATTGATAAATTTCAATTTGTTAATTTACAGGGTACTGAGTAGTAGCAGTATGTTTAGACATCGAGTGAAACTTGTATTACAGCAATAGATGAATGATTTCAGAAAGCTCTGCAATATGACTAAGAATTAGCATTTTTAACATTGGCCATCTTTTTCATACTGTATATGTTAAGAAAGTCAATGGTCCTATAAAACGAAAAGTATTTCGTGGAAATATCAGAGACCATTTGGTCACTCAAAAATGTAGGAACTACCATTGATATGTTTtaaaatgggttccaccacaaaaccgcgttccactaaactgcgctcgacgaaaccgcgtagctgacgtcatcaacagggcgacaacagcacggagacagaagcacgctgtaaacgctaaacctaaaattaacccctaaacctaaacctaacccccctaaacctaatcctaaacctaatccttaacctaaccctaaacctaaccctaaacctaacccttaacctaaccc contains:
- the LOC116504411 gene encoding vacuolar fusion protein MON1 homolog B-like, with the protein product MENEDPGLSCKGEMELPDEKCGLDPTDRNGDDSCSVSEEQEDVPAAPNNGPMSVVIDKVNGQEEVRETPEELSDKDVSDSTSTDNTWEDSSEFHRQMMIGDGPSGEEEAVIQSRLATYRDEDVTAESWRAHRKHVFILSEAGKPIYSRYGNEEALSSTMGVMMALVSFIQSGDNSIRSIYSDDHKLVFVQQGPLVLVSVSHTLQSEQQLRQELLYVYDQIISMLTQASITRIFERKKNYDLRRLLTGSEKILDRLLNLVESDPCFLLGAVRCLPLAASLRDSLGTLLQKAITPNLVFSILVAGSQLVTTVQEKTVIEDCRLEPTDLHLLLNLIGATSAFQTGEIWTPICLPRFNPDCYFYAYISYLDSECTVCLILLSTDKDSFYSVSDCKKRIEEGMKTQNYLQALSSGLKSPSYSVGLVGVPDLRHFMYKPLDIPDNYRQLPQFTSPELEGPYCRENERHRLFDLYHYLHDRIHSTSRPLRLIYHVAEKETLLAWVTSKFELYTCFNPLVTKAGAINVLTKLLRWIKKEEDRLFIRYPPKYSTTPNPGKGSRGPRTDGTENGFFGGGH